In a genomic window of Ipomoea triloba cultivar NCNSP0323 chromosome 3, ASM357664v1:
- the LOC116014198 gene encoding probable sugar phosphate/phosphate translocator At2g25520, giving the protein MGKGGALSEGVLKKILLSYSYVAVWIFLSFTVIVYNKYILDRKLYNWPYPISLTMIHMGFCSSLAYLLVRVFKVVEPVSMSWELYLKSVVPIGLLYSLSLWLSNSAYIYLSVSFIQMLKALMPVAVYSIGVVFKKENFKSDTMANMVSISVGVAIAAYGEAKFDSWGVILQLGAVAFEATRLVMIQILLTSKGITLNPITSLYYVAPCCLVFLSVPWIFVEFPVLKENSSFHFDYLIFGTNSLCAFALNLAVFLLVGKTSALTMNVAGVVKDWLLIAFSWSVIKDTVTAINLFGYGLAFLGVGYYNHSKLQALKAKEAQKKAAQPDEESGRLLEAREAESVRKNESQG; this is encoded by the coding sequence ATGGGCAAAGGCGGGGCTTTGAGCGAGGGTGTTCTCAAGAAGATCTTGTTATCCTACTCCTATGTCGCCGTCTGGATCTTCCTCTCCTTCACCGTCATCGTCTACAACAAGTACATCCTCGACCGCAAGCTCTACAACTGGCCCTACCCGATCTCCCTCACCATGATTCACATGGGTTTCTGCTCTTCCTTGGCCTATCTCCTCGTCCGGGTTTTTAAGGTTGTCGAGCCCGTTTCGATGTCGTGGGAGCTTTACCTCAAATCCGTTGTCCCAATCGGGCTCCTGTACTCCCTCTCGCTCTGGCTCTCAAATTCCGCTTACATTTATCTCTCGGTTTCGTTCATTCAGATGCTGAAAGCCCTGATGCCCGTTGCGGTTTACTCGATTGGGGTTGTTTTCAAGAAGGAGAATTTCAAGTCGGATACTATGGCTAATATGGTCTCGATCTCTGTCGGGGTTGCTATTGCGGCTTACGGGGAGGCGAAATTTGATTCCTGGGGGGTGATTCTTCAGCTTGGAGCTGTGGCCTTTGAAGCCACCAGGTTGGTTATGATTCAGATTTTGCTCACTTCTAAGGGTATTACGCTTAATCCCATTACTTCTCTTTATTATGTGGCTCCCTGTTGCTTGGTTTTCCTGTCTGTGCCCTGGATTTTCGTTGAGTTCCCGGTTTTGAAAGAGAATTCCAGTTTCCATTTCGATTATTTGATATTTGGCACCAATTCTCTATGTGCATTTGCCCTGAATCTCGCGGTTTTCTTGCTCGTGGGCAAGACCTCGGCTTTGACCATGAATGTGGCTGGAGTGGTTAAGGATTGGTTGTTGATTGCATTTTCCTGGTCTGTGATTAAGGATACTGTGACTGCTATCAATTTGTTTGGATATGGCCTGGCTTTCTTGGGTGTGGGATACTACAATCACTCCAAGTTGCAGGCCCTTAAGGCTAAGGAAGCTCAGAAGAAGGCTGCACAGCCCGACGAGGAGTCTGGCCGATTGTTGGAGGCGAGGGAAGCGGAGAGTGTTAGGAAGAATGAATCTCAAGGCTGA